A window of Pyrobaculum aerophilum str. IM2 contains these coding sequences:
- a CDS encoding tyrosine--tRNA ligase produces the protein MDVESKISLILRYPTEEVITVEELRELLQLGHQLNHYIGFEISGFIHIGTGIVSMSKVVDLQRAGVRTQILLADIHSWLNNKLGGDLDTIRKVAVTYYIEAFKKVIETLGGDPDATRFVLGSDLYHHNDEYWLLLMDITRHLTLSQVRHSLTILGRKMGESIPLAYLVYPPLQVADVFALGAHIPHGGVDQRRAHILARQVADKIRFYPLEVGGKRVKPVALHHKLLPALNISTKPSNKEELSEMKMSKSVPQSAIFIHDSPEEIRQKISKAYCPPRETEYNPVLELLHISAFREERKTPFIIKRPPQYGGDIEVWTYEEVERLYREGKIHPADLKNATAEALINILEPIYKYFQGPGAKLLQEMKNITITR, from the coding sequence GTGGACGTTGAGAGCAAGATATCGCTGATATTGAGATACCCCACTGAGGAAGTCATCACCGTGGAGGAGCTTAGGGAGTTGCTCCAGTTGGGGCATCAGCTTAATCACTACATCGGCTTTGAAATCAGCGGTTTTATTCACATTGGAACGGGCATTGTCAGCATGTCGAAAGTTGTGGATTTGCAGAGGGCCGGCGTCAGAACACAGATTTTACTTGCAGATATTCACTCCTGGCTTAATAATAAATTGGGCGGAGATCTCGACACTATTAGAAAAGTGGCGGTGACGTATTACATAGAGGCTTTTAAAAAAGTCATAGAGACGCTGGGCGGAGATCCAGACGCCACTAGGTTTGTGCTGGGCTCAGACCTCTACCACCACAACGACGAGTACTGGCTTTTGCTAATGGACATCACCCGTCATTTAACTCTATCGCAAGTGAGACACAGTTTAACTATTCTGGGGAGGAAAATGGGCGAGTCAATACCGCTGGCATATTTAGTATATCCGCCTCTTCAAGTCGCCGACGTTTTCGCCCTAGGCGCCCACATTCCCCACGGGGGCGTGGACCAGAGGAGAGCCCACATCCTCGCGAGACAAGTCGCTGATAAAATTAGGTTCTACCCCCTGGAGGTGGGCGGCAAGCGCGTAAAACCCGTGGCGCTTCACCACAAACTCCTCCCCGCGTTGAATATATCCACAAAGCCCTCCAATAAGGAGGAGCTAAGCGAGATGAAGATGTCTAAAAGCGTCCCCCAGAGCGCTATATTTATCCACGACAGCCCCGAGGAGATTAGGCAAAAAATTTCAAAGGCCTACTGCCCGCCGAGGGAGACTGAGTACAACCCCGTACTTGAGCTACTACACATCTCAGCCTTTAGAGAGGAGAGAAAAACGCCGTTTATTATAAAACGACCGCCGCAATACGGAGGGGATATAGAAGTGTGGACTTATGAAGAGGTGGAGAGACTTTACAGAGAGGGGAAGATACACCCGGCGGATTTAAAAAACGCAACCGCTGAGGCGTTGATAAATATCCTAGAGCCTATTTATAAATACTTCCAGGGGCCTGGGGCAAAACTCCTTCAGGAGATGAAAAACATCACCATAACTAGGTAA
- a CDS encoding NAD(P)/FAD-dependent oxidoreductase produces MKIAVIGAGPAGLSFASRYGDVDVYEEHGEVGLPRHCTSLVSAISAEGLGLPKSLVLVKYRELRITDLEGRQIYFNVRGGVYLIDRPGLEQWLASRTSRLLLGKRVVDLKNGYVYTSDGERRGPYDYIVLAEGSLRKFSARFGHVVRLPGLQVDIKSSVDLPGINVVYNNKLSRAYFSWIVEIDRGVYRVGLADVCCTVEKLNKLVKLLRGAPISKPFGGGVLAGPPLRRLTHGRYITVGDAAGLVKPLSGGGIILALKSGALAAMALDKGDIQRYEAATLYTRLRLRAAFSLFRILYGMRLVDRLLQILNGGEYVAVDYDDHVKSLLVAALTDARSIMAAKEVARYLASKALS; encoded by the coding sequence GTGAAAATCGCCGTAATTGGCGCAGGCCCAGCTGGCTTGTCCTTCGCCTCAAGGTATGGAGACGTAGACGTATACGAGGAACACGGCGAGGTGGGACTGCCGAGACATTGCACAAGCCTTGTCAGCGCCATCTCGGCAGAGGGGCTGGGACTGCCCAAGTCCCTAGTGCTGGTTAAGTACAGAGAATTGAGAATTACGGACTTGGAGGGCAGGCAGATTTATTTCAACGTGCGAGGAGGGGTTTATTTAATTGACAGGCCGGGGCTTGAACAGTGGCTTGCAAGCCGTACCAGCAGATTATTACTCGGTAAAAGAGTAGTGGATTTGAAAAACGGCTATGTATACACATCAGATGGAGAGCGGCGCGGGCCTTATGATTATATAGTCTTGGCCGAGGGCTCGCTCAGAAAGTTCTCAGCGAGGTTTGGCCACGTCGTGAGGTTGCCCGGCTTGCAAGTGGACATTAAAAGCTCCGTAGATCTGCCGGGGATAAACGTAGTGTATAACAATAAGCTGTCAAGGGCGTATTTCTCCTGGATTGTGGAGATAGACAGGGGAGTTTACAGAGTGGGGCTGGCGGACGTGTGTTGCACAGTGGAGAAGTTGAATAAATTGGTAAAGTTGCTACGCGGGGCCCCAATTTCTAAGCCATTTGGCGGAGGAGTGTTAGCAGGCCCGCCGTTGCGGAGATTAACTCACGGCAGATATATCACCGTAGGCGACGCGGCCGGCCTCGTGAAGCCGCTCAGCGGCGGCGGAATAATACTAGCTTTAAAAAGCGGAGCTCTTGCGGCAATGGCTTTAGACAAGGGGGATATCCAGCGTTACGAAGCGGCCACGCTGTACACGCGGCTCAGGCTTAGAGCCGCTTTTTCACTATTTAGAATTCTGTATGGAATGAGACTAGTGGACCGCCTACTCCAAATTCTTAACGGAGGCGAATATGTGGCAGTTGATTACGACGACCACGTAAAGAGTTTACTCGTAGCGGCGTTGACAGACGCGAGGTCTATAATGGCCGCAAAGGAGGTTGCCAGATATTTAGCGAGTAAAGCGCTGTCTTAA
- a CDS encoding HD domain-containing protein: protein MKFKKAIRDPIHGFIKLTEEEVKLIDGEPLIQRLRYIKQLGFVYLVYPTATHTRFDHSLGVMHIATLLGQRIMQLLGEVDEELLRHLRAAALLHDIGHLPFSHSFEILTRELLHMATVRGCVEVNVAQFDAAQKPHEITTRLLVDKLSPRLSELGYDPDLIKNLLFNSDGKYKLYNKILSGVFDADRLDYIMRDMYFTGAAVGTSFTYVDLERIVENLEIDGDNFRFNEKARVNLEGYLITRYNLYRHVYLHHKTVLFTEVARNILADNIEKCASSLGDSDICQYLCDLARFVTGHVEEKDVWKVTDDYFTSVFIRDARFRDLLSRKPLDYITLWKREKDFIEVFKNPVRVNESVDKIGPIHWALLNRLKKKFVERLNIELGEVAGCKLSPEDVIFSYVSFDPYAEYLYISTAMGPISISKISPLVEAVNEAWKRAPHVFLYIKREALEKCGEKAVESIKSVLEPLMDLAIRRISA, encoded by the coding sequence GTGAAGTTTAAAAAAGCGATTAGAGATCCAATACACGGATTTATCAAGCTGACGGAAGAGGAGGTCAAATTAATAGACGGAGAGCCGTTAATCCAACGCCTTAGATATATTAAACAGCTGGGATTTGTATACCTAGTATACCCCACTGCGACTCACACGCGTTTTGACCACAGCCTGGGGGTAATGCACATAGCGACATTATTAGGCCAGCGGATAATGCAGCTGCTCGGCGAAGTGGACGAAGAGTTGCTGAGACATTTACGCGCCGCTGCCTTATTACATGATATTGGACACCTCCCGTTTTCTCACTCTTTTGAAATACTAACTAGGGAGTTGTTACACATGGCAACTGTCAGGGGGTGTGTGGAGGTTAACGTGGCCCAGTTCGACGCGGCGCAAAAGCCCCACGAAATTACCACAAGGCTCCTCGTGGATAAACTATCGCCGAGACTCTCAGAGCTCGGCTACGATCCCGACTTAATTAAGAACTTGCTATTCAACAGCGACGGTAAGTACAAGCTGTACAACAAAATCCTCTCAGGCGTGTTTGATGCCGACAGGCTAGACTACATTATGCGCGACATGTACTTCACGGGGGCCGCTGTGGGCACTAGTTTTACATATGTCGATCTCGAGAGAATTGTTGAAAATCTCGAAATAGACGGGGACAACTTCCGATTTAATGAAAAGGCGAGAGTGAACTTAGAGGGTTATCTCATAACTCGCTACAATCTCTACCGCCATGTCTATTTACACCACAAGACCGTCCTCTTCACAGAGGTGGCGCGCAACATATTGGCTGATAACATTGAGAAGTGTGCCTCCTCTTTAGGAGATTCCGACATCTGCCAATACCTCTGCGACTTGGCCCGCTTCGTCACAGGCCACGTGGAGGAAAAAGACGTGTGGAAAGTCACAGACGACTACTTCACCTCCGTCTTCATACGCGATGCGAGGTTTAGAGATCTCTTGTCTAGAAAACCGCTTGATTACATAACTCTGTGGAAGAGAGAGAAGGACTTCATAGAAGTTTTTAAAAACCCCGTTAGAGTCAACGAGTCTGTAGATAAAATAGGCCCCATACACTGGGCCTTGTTAAATAGGCTTAAGAAAAAATTCGTAGAGAGGCTCAACATAGAGCTGGGAGAGGTGGCGGGCTGTAAGCTAAGCCCAGAGGACGTGATTTTCTCCTACGTCAGCTTTGACCCATACGCAGAGTACCTCTACATATCCACAGCTATGGGGCCCATATCAATATCTAAAATCTCCCCGCTAGTAGAGGCAGTGAACGAAGCGTGGAAAAGAGCCCCCCACGTCTTCCTCTACATTAAAAGAGAGGCCCTAGAAAAATGCGGAGAGAAGGCCGTTGAGAGCATAAAATCCGTTTTAGAGCCCTTAATGGACTTGGCCATAAGGCGAATATCGGCATAG